Genomic segment of Acidimicrobiia bacterium:
GTTAAGACCTCAAGACTGACGCTTTGGTAAGGGCATTAACTGCGTAAAATTCTATGTCGCACCCACGTGTTATTCTTAAATTATTGCAGGACAGTCGACGTCTAGACATTTGTATACTTCTTGTGATCTGACCATGGTGGGGAAGAGCCGTGTAAGACAATGAGTAGCGCGCATGTATAGCTACAGCGTTTGATGCTTGCGACAAAGTGGTGCTTGTAAAGATTGTTTACAAGTTAATTTCTTATGGTAACGATACGAACGTAACGTGATCTTTAGTCTGTGGACGTTAGTTTCCAGTTTTATGCTCGAATGCATTGAATATAGGTATAGCCAAACGCTATAAATGTTAAATTACAGAATTTTCTCAAATGGTTGTTATAAATATCCGTGTTAAAAACACTGACTACTTGTCAGTGTTTTTGTTTTCTTCTTCTTTAATATCTTCTTCGATGTGTCGCTTCTCATTTTTAGCTGCGCCTTTTGCTTCGTGAAGTTTATTTTCTGCTTTATTAGCTACATCACTAACTTTATCTTTTGCATCTTCGAAAATGTCTTTTGCTTTTTTTGTTATGTCGTTCATATACACCTTTCGTGTTTATTTATTTTTACTTAACGTTTTAATACTACTTACAATGATGGACCAATTAAAATGTAGAGCCATATAATCCCATGATCTAACAGTGAGTGGTCAAGTAGCGTTTTTAATAAGAGACATAGCCGTGTATATCGTGTTATATACAGATACGAGCGTTTTTGCTTTGCTCCCATAGGGTCCGACACTACTTTTTGGACGAATCGGTACTTGTAAAGATTATTTACAAGTTAAATTATTTGCATATTAGATACATGGCCAGCAAATATCACCCAAAAAAACATGCTGATATCTTCTTTCGGATACGATGATTTAAGCTTGTGTAAAACTTTCAATATTATTGTCATACCTTGGTTGTAGTCTGTAAGTATGACCTCTCAAATAATCGAATCGCAATACGCCAAAAACGTATTGCGTAGAATTTCATACAAAATAATTGCATATTCTACTATACAGTGCTACACTGCAGTTGTCGATGAAATAAAGAGGAGGTTGGCCATGTTCACTAAAACCCTAAAAACACTGCGTAAATCTTCAAAATTGAGTCAAGAAGAAATTGCAAAAAAACTTGATATTACACGTACAACTTATTCACATCTCGAAACAGGGAATTCTTCACCCACTTTAGAACAAATAGAAAAATTGAGTTCAATTTTCGATGTAAATCCAGAAACTTTCATAAATGGTATTGCTGATAATGGCGAAAATTACGATATGGATATCGATTTAAAAGATTATACGCTAAACATCTTACCTAGAGAAATTTTAAATGAAAATATAGAAAAATTCCGTGAAGTTTTACTTTATTTATTAGACCAAGTTTCCGGAAAAGCCAACTTTGGTGAAACAGTATTATATAAACTTCTGTATTTTATAGATTTTGATTATTATGAAAAAACTGGAAAATCAATAACGGGTTTAACTTATGTGCGTAACCATTATGGTCCAACACCAAAATTAAAAACATTTGATTCAGTCGTAAAGATGATGTCAAAACGTGGGGAACTAGACGTTGTTGAAACGCCAGGTTTTAATTCGAATCAAAAAAAGTATCTTCCACGCATCGCTCCAAGGCTAGACGAGTTAAATGCGAGTGAACTCGACCATATAAATGAAGTTATTTCTAGGCTCGGAGATAAAAATGCTAAAGAGCTAACTGCGCTGTCACATAAAGACACTCCTTGGCTAGCGACAAAACACATGAAGCCCATTGATTATCAACTTGCAAAATATCGTACAAGTGAAACATCTGTGAAAGAGCTTGAGGATGAACTTTAATTCTGCGCCAGAATTTGAGAAAGAATTCAAAAAACTATTAAAAAAATATAAATCACTCGAAACAGATATAAAAATATTCAAACAAGTAATAGAAAACCTATACGAAGGCGACAACAAAACCGACAGAGAAAAATTTAAACAAAAATTCTTTGAAGGTAAAAGAGCAACCATAGTAACGCAATCAAAAAAAGACCAAATTGCTATAAAAGCCCGATTAGATTGTGCTTACCTCAACAATGATTCATTACGCATAATATTTATAAAAGAATCCGATACAATAACACTCATAGAGATCTTCAATAAAAGCGAAAAACAACGAGAAGACAAAGAGCGCATTAGACGCTATCTGTAATAGGGTCCGACACTACCTTAGGGACAAAGCTGTACTTGTAAAGTTTGTTTATAAGTTAAATAATGCGAAGTAGCTGTGCGCCACAATCTAATATAGTTATGT
This window contains:
- a CDS encoding DUF4065 domain-containing protein, which translates into the protein MTSQIIESQYAKNVLRRISYKIIAYSTIQCYTAVVDEIKRRLAMFTKTLKTLRKSSKLSQEEIAKKLDITRTTYSHLETGNSSPTLEQIEKLSSIFDVNPETFINGIADNGENYDMDIDLKDYTLNILPREILNENIEKFREVLLYLLDQVSGKANFGETVLYKLLYFIDFDYYEKTGKSITGLTYVRNHYGPTPKLKTFDSVVKMMSKRGELDVVETPGFNSNQKKYLPRIAPRLDELNASELDHINEVISRLGDKNAKELTALSHKDTPWLATKHMKPIDYQLAKYRTSETSVKELEDEL